In Cytophagia bacterium CHB2, one genomic interval encodes:
- a CDS encoding LacI family transcriptional regulator: MGVTIKEVAKKAGVSTATVSRVFNNVGPVDEETRRRVKEVAQALHYTPNAVGRSLSTKRTDAIGLILPDLHGEFFSEVIRGADQIAQQHRFHLLVSSSHTTRQELAEVLQVMRGRVDGLIIMSPQIDAHTLQTNLPKSLPLILLNCHVGDDSFDAMNIDNVAGAQEMVRHLLSHGHRYIAIIKGTEKNLDAEGRLQGYRQALQEARAEYHESFEMTGDFTEASGYDAVKRLLDLNPRPTAIFSSNDSMALGALSALREHDVSVPGEMALAGFDDIPIARYLSPALATVHVPIYDLGAAAMQKLIHSFTEKNNHVRKHALVPTHLVLRESCGCPKQSYQEQINKTRR; this comes from the coding sequence ATGGGCGTGACGATCAAAGAAGTTGCCAAAAAAGCGGGCGTCTCGACCGCTACCGTTTCGCGCGTCTTCAATAATGTCGGGCCGGTGGACGAAGAAACACGGCGCCGCGTAAAAGAAGTCGCGCAGGCCCTGCACTACACCCCCAATGCCGTGGGCCGCAGCCTCAGCACCAAAAGAACCGATGCCATCGGCCTTATCCTTCCCGATCTGCACGGCGAGTTTTTCTCCGAAGTCATTCGCGGCGCGGATCAAATCGCGCAACAACATCGCTTCCATTTGCTGGTTTCCAGCTCGCACACCACCCGCCAGGAATTGGCAGAAGTCCTGCAAGTCATGCGCGGCCGGGTCGATGGCCTGATCATCATGTCCCCCCAAATCGACGCCCACACCCTGCAAACCAATCTGCCCAAAAGCCTGCCGCTGATCCTGCTCAATTGCCATGTGGGCGACGACTCCTTCGATGCCATGAACATCGACAACGTTGCGGGCGCGCAGGAAATGGTGCGCCACCTGCTCAGTCACGGGCATCGCTATATTGCCATCATCAAAGGCACGGAAAAAAATTTGGATGCCGAAGGCCGCTTGCAGGGCTATCGCCAGGCCTTGCAGGAAGCGCGCGCCGAGTATCATGAGTCATTCGAGATGACGGGCGATTTCACCGAAGCCTCGGGCTATGACGCGGTAAAACGGTTGTTGGATCTGAACCCGCGCCCCACGGCGATTTTTTCGTCGAATGATTCCATGGCCCTGGGCGCGTTGAGCGCGCTGCGCGAGCATGACGTGTCCGTTCCCGGCGAAATGGCGCTGGCCGGCTTTGATGATATTCCGATTGCGCGTTATCTCTCGCCGGCGCTGGCCACGGTGCATGTGCCGATTTATGATCTCGGTGCGGCCGCGATGCAGAAGTTGATTCATTCCTTCACCGAAAAGAACAATCATGTCAGGAAGCACGCCCTCGTGCCCACCCATTTGGTGTTGCGCGAATCGTGCGGTTGCCCGAAACAATCCTATCAAGAGCAAATCAATAAAACAAGGAGGTGA